A section of the Enterococcus montenegrensis genome encodes:
- the thiD gene encoding bifunctional hydroxymethylpyrimidine kinase/phosphomethylpyrimidine kinase, translating into MEQYPQALTIAGSDSDGSAGMQADLHTFFARKVYGASVMTACVAGNSYGIEASVTLPTEFIDKEFELLAADYQIRASKTGMLGNSELIRTIVKNYQLYDFGPLVVDPVIMTKHGNMLIEEEALATLKEELLPLAFVLTPNFYEAEKLTGIKLNTAKNFETAALILQKMGAKNVVIKGAHQDEKQTEVVDYLLLATGESHWLKAPYFKTERINGTGDSLSACIAAELAKGNDVLTAVKIAKEFVNKAIAAELFIGHKFGPINHWAGSDFF; encoded by the coding sequence ATGGAACAGTATCCACAAGCGCTGACTATTGCAGGTTCTGATAGTGATGGTTCAGCCGGAATGCAAGCAGATTTACATACTTTTTTTGCAAGAAAGGTCTATGGGGCATCCGTTATGACTGCTTGTGTCGCTGGAAATTCCTATGGGATTGAGGCCAGTGTAACATTACCGACAGAATTTATTGATAAAGAATTTGAATTACTAGCAGCAGATTACCAGATTCGCGCTAGCAAAACTGGCATGTTAGGAAATTCAGAACTAATTCGCACGATTGTTAAAAATTACCAGTTGTATGATTTTGGTCCTTTAGTTGTTGATCCGGTTATTATGACAAAACACGGCAATATGTTAATTGAAGAAGAAGCTTTGGCAACCTTAAAGGAAGAATTACTTCCTTTAGCTTTCGTTTTAACGCCAAATTTTTATGAAGCAGAGAAATTAACGGGCATAAAATTAAATACCGCAAAAAATTTTGAAACAGCAGCTCTTATTTTACAGAAGATGGGGGCTAAAAATGTGGTAATAAAAGGTGCCCATCAAGATGAAAAACAAACAGAAGTTGTGGACTACTTGTTATTAGCGACAGGAGAAAGTCATTGGTTAAAAGCCCCATACTTTAAAACAGAGCGAATAAATGGTACCGGAGATTCTTTGTCAGCTTGTATTGCAGCTGAGTTGGCCAAAGGAAACGATGTGTTGACAGCGGTAAAAATTGCTAAAGAATTTGTCAATAAGGCAATTGCAGCTGAACTTTTCATCGGGCATAAATTTGGCCCGATTAACCACTGGGCTGGTAGTGACTTTTTTTAA
- the budA gene encoding acetolactate decarboxylase, which produces MLVKTKNYIYQHGTLGGLMQDLMEGTEKIGTLSNYGDFGLGTLEGSNGEVIFLDGVIYHADQTGAIHQLSGEELTPYAAVTHFESDLQFPSSAITDDELKAEILNKISHNLFAAIKIAGTFKHMHVRIAPKQVKPYPRFVEIARNQPEFSAAEISGTIVGFFTPKLFHGAAAAGFHLHFISDDHKFGGHVLDFKLTKGQVDVMELAEFRQHFPTESPEYLANEIKLADITKDIEEAE; this is translated from the coding sequence ATGTTAGTGAAAACTAAAAATTATATTTATCAACATGGAACTTTAGGCGGTTTGATGCAAGATTTAATGGAGGGAACAGAGAAAATTGGCACGTTGTCTAACTATGGTGATTTTGGGTTAGGGACATTGGAAGGTTCCAATGGAGAAGTCATTTTCTTAGACGGTGTAATCTATCATGCTGACCAGACAGGGGCCATTCATCAACTAAGCGGAGAAGAACTGACGCCTTATGCAGCGGTTACTCATTTTGAATCCGATCTTCAATTTCCAAGCTCTGCTATAACAGATGATGAATTAAAAGCAGAAATTTTAAATAAAATTAGCCATAATCTATTTGCGGCTATCAAAATTGCGGGAACATTTAAGCATATGCATGTACGGATAGCACCTAAACAAGTTAAACCCTATCCAAGATTTGTCGAAATTGCACGCAACCAACCCGAATTTTCAGCCGCTGAAATTTCTGGGACAATCGTGGGTTTTTTTACGCCCAAGCTATTTCATGGGGCGGCTGCAGCAGGTTTTCATTTACATTTTATTAGTGATGACCATAAATTCGGCGGTCATGTCTTGGATTTCAAGTTGACAAAAGGACAAGTAGACGTAATGGAATTAGCTGAATTTCGACAACATTTTCCGACAGAAAGTCCGGAATATTTAGCAAATGAAATAAAATTAGCCGATATAACAAAAGATATTGAAGAAGCTGAATAA
- the alsS gene encoding acetolactate synthase AlsS: MSKKGAEIIVNSLENHNVPFIFGIPGAKIDGVFDTLEDHGPQLILARHEQNAAFMAQAIGRLTGEPGVVIATSGPGASNLATGLVTATAEGDPVLALAGQVKRSDLSKLTHQSMDNAALFAPITKYSSEIQDPENLSESIANAYRIAKTAKKGASFLSIPQDVTDGVVNSDAIKPLSAPKLGAASDEDIDDLVKRINEAKLPTLLVGMRASGQKETAAIRMLVKKTGMPVVETFQGAGIISRELENHFFGRVGLFRNQPGDMLLKRSDLVIAIGYDPIEYEARNWNAEKDARIIVIDEVPMEIDQYMQPEAELIGSIAKTIEKLSGKIVDYRLSSDANNYLVTLQDKLKNGVQKSAPHTGRVHPLEVIDTLQKNVSDEMTVTVDVGSHYIWMARHFRSYEPRKLLFSNGMQTLGVALPWAISAALVRPNTQIFSISGDGGFLFSAQELETAVRLKQKIIHLIWNDGSYNMVEFQEEMKYDRSSGVHFGSVDFVKYAEAFGAKGLRATSKAELEAAIQTGLETEGPVIIDIPIDYSDNKELGKTILPDQFY, encoded by the coding sequence GTGAGTAAAAAAGGTGCAGAAATTATTGTCAATAGTTTGGAAAATCATAATGTCCCATTTATTTTTGGCATTCCCGGTGCAAAAATTGATGGTGTTTTTGATACATTAGAAGATCATGGTCCGCAGTTGATTTTGGCGCGGCACGAGCAAAATGCTGCTTTTATGGCACAAGCAATTGGGCGTTTAACGGGAGAACCAGGTGTAGTAATCGCAACTAGCGGTCCTGGCGCAAGTAATCTAGCGACAGGATTAGTAACCGCAACAGCTGAAGGCGATCCTGTCTTAGCATTAGCTGGACAGGTCAAACGTTCTGATCTTTCCAAATTAACACATCAAAGTATGGATAATGCAGCATTATTTGCACCAATCACAAAATATAGTTCAGAAATTCAAGATCCAGAAAATCTTTCAGAAAGCATTGCCAATGCGTATCGGATAGCGAAAACAGCTAAAAAAGGAGCCAGCTTTTTATCAATTCCGCAAGATGTTACCGATGGTGTGGTGAACAGTGATGCAATCAAGCCTCTGTCAGCGCCTAAGTTGGGAGCTGCTTCTGATGAGGATATAGATGATCTAGTGAAACGAATTAATGAAGCCAAATTACCAACATTATTAGTTGGAATGCGTGCTTCTGGGCAAAAAGAAACAGCGGCAATTCGAATGTTAGTTAAAAAAACCGGAATGCCAGTAGTAGAAACTTTCCAAGGTGCGGGTATTATCTCACGAGAATTAGAAAATCACTTCTTTGGACGTGTTGGTTTATTTCGAAATCAACCTGGTGATATGTTATTAAAACGTAGTGATTTAGTAATAGCAATTGGCTATGATCCCATTGAATATGAAGCACGAAACTGGAATGCCGAAAAAGATGCACGCATTATCGTGATTGATGAAGTGCCGATGGAAATTGATCAATATATGCAACCAGAAGCAGAATTGATTGGCAGTATCGCTAAAACGATTGAAAAATTAAGTGGCAAGATTGTGGATTATCGCCTATCCTCAGATGCGAATAACTACCTGGTTACGCTACAAGATAAATTGAAAAATGGCGTGCAAAAAAGTGCGCCTCACACTGGACGTGTTCACCCATTAGAAGTGATTGATACCTTGCAAAAAAATGTTTCCGATGAAATGACAGTGACTGTAGATGTCGGAAGCCATTATATTTGGATGGCACGACATTTTCGCAGTTATGAACCACGCAAGCTTTTATTTAGTAATGGGATGCAGACACTAGGTGTTGCGTTACCGTGGGCAATTTCAGCGGCGTTAGTACGACCAAATACGCAAATTTTTTCAATTTCTGGTGATGGCGGCTTCCTATTTTCAGCCCAAGAACTTGAAACGGCAGTGCGCCTAAAACAAAAAATTATTCATTTGATTTGGAATGATGGCAGCTATAATATGGTGGAATTTCAAGAAGAAATGAAATACGATCGTTCTTCAGGGGTGCATTTTGGTTCAGTTGACTTTGTAAAATATGCCGAAGCATTTGGTGCAAAAGGATTACGGGCAACTTCAAAAGCGGAATTAGAGGCGGCAATTCAAACGGGCTTAGAAACAGAAGGTCCTGTAATCATTGACATTCCAATTGATTATTCTGATAACAAGGAATTAGGTAAAACAATTTTGCCCGATCAATTTTATTAA
- the rlmD gene encoding 23S rRNA (uracil(1939)-C(5))-methyltransferase RlmD, with protein sequence MKKTDQVYPVEKNSRYEVVISDLTYEGMGVAKIDHYPLFVDNALPGEKVILKVIKVGKKFGIGRVVSYLEKSPKRVEVANEDLLRTGIAPLSHLTYEEQLLFKQKQIENVLQKIAKMPDIPVLPTIGMAKPIGYRNKAQIPVRRKDGQLQTGFYRKNSHDLVAIEDFYIQDPAIDAAIIKVRDILERFNVKAYNEQQHEGLLRHIVIRQGHYSRQMMVVLVTLRNKFFKGEEIAAQIHKEIPEVVSVMQNVNTEKTNVILGEHEKVLYGQDYIEDTLLGKTFRISAKSFYQVNTEQTEVLYETAFEMAALKPDDVVIDAYAGIGTIGLSVADRVKHVYGMESIPAAVSDAKKNAKLNEIDNATYLVGDATKVMGQWSKEEMQPAVIFVDPPRKGLTTDFINAACDMNPEKVIYISCNPGTMARDLIDFEAKGYTCKKIQPVDLFPQTTHVECVGILTKD encoded by the coding sequence ATGAAAAAAACAGATCAAGTATATCCAGTGGAGAAAAATAGTCGGTACGAAGTTGTGATTTCAGATTTAACTTATGAAGGAATGGGGGTCGCAAAGATTGATCATTACCCATTGTTTGTCGACAATGCACTTCCCGGTGAAAAAGTTATTTTAAAAGTAATTAAAGTCGGTAAAAAATTTGGTATTGGGCGTGTTGTTTCTTACTTAGAAAAAAGCCCAAAACGGGTTGAAGTTGCAAACGAAGATCTATTGCGTACCGGGATTGCACCATTAAGCCACTTAACATATGAAGAACAACTGCTTTTTAAACAAAAGCAAATTGAAAATGTTTTACAAAAAATTGCGAAAATGCCAGATATCCCTGTTTTACCCACAATCGGAATGGCAAAACCTATCGGCTACCGCAATAAAGCTCAAATTCCAGTACGGCGTAAAGATGGACAGCTACAAACTGGTTTTTATCGTAAGAACAGTCACGACTTGGTAGCGATTGAAGACTTTTATATTCAAGATCCCGCTATTGATGCTGCGATTATTAAAGTTCGCGATATTTTGGAACGCTTCAATGTAAAAGCGTATAATGAGCAACAACACGAAGGTTTACTGCGCCATATTGTTATTCGTCAAGGTCATTATTCTCGTCAAATGATGGTGGTATTGGTAACCTTGCGCAATAAATTCTTTAAAGGTGAAGAAATCGCCGCTCAAATTCATAAAGAAATTCCAGAAGTCGTTAGTGTTATGCAAAATGTTAACACTGAAAAAACGAATGTCATTTTAGGGGAACATGAAAAAGTTCTCTATGGTCAAGACTACATTGAAGATACATTGCTAGGAAAAACTTTCCGAATTTCAGCAAAATCTTTCTACCAAGTCAATACAGAACAAACAGAAGTATTGTATGAAACAGCCTTTGAAATGGCTGCCCTAAAACCAGATGATGTTGTCATTGACGCTTATGCGGGTATTGGTACAATTGGTTTGTCTGTAGCAGATCGCGTTAAACACGTGTACGGGATGGAATCTATTCCAGCTGCCGTTTCCGATGCAAAGAAAAACGCTAAATTAAATGAAATTGATAATGCGACTTATCTTGTTGGGGATGCAACAAAGGTGATGGGTCAGTGGTCAAAAGAAGAAATGCAGCCAGCTGTTATTTTCGTTGATCCACCACGAAAAGGATTAACAACAGACTTCATTAATGCTGCCTGTGATATGAATCCAGAAAAAGTTATTTATATTTCATGTAATCCAGGTACAATGGCGCGAGATTTAATCGATTTTGAGGCAAAAGGATACACATGTAAAAAAATCCAACCGGTTGATTTATTCCCACAAACAACCCATGTGGAGTGCGTAGGAATTTTGACTAAAGACTAA
- a CDS encoding diacylglycerol kinase → MKKARVIYNPTSGKEATKRSLADILQVLEQAGFEASAFATTPEPNSAKNEATRAAKAGFDLIVAAGGDGTINEVVNGIAPLKKRPKMAIIPAGTTNDYARALKIPRDNLKSAAEVILKKQTIKMDIGQAKENYFINIAAGGHLTELTYEVPSELKSIFGYLAYLAKGAELLPRVKPIKMHLKYDEGEYEGNASMFFLALTNSVGGFEQIAPDAKLDDGKFSLIIVKTANIFEIVHLVALMLNGGKHINDKRIIYTKTSRLEVDTVGEKNRLMINLDGEYGGDAPMTFVNHHHHIEMYANLDAIPDDAIVGYEEEEADYEEVSRDFIKEVEKLTDEDIDGDGQIASSNDKK, encoded by the coding sequence ATGAAAAAAGCACGCGTGATTTACAATCCAACATCAGGTAAAGAGGCAACAAAACGCAGCTTGGCCGATATCTTGCAGGTATTGGAACAAGCCGGTTTTGAAGCTAGTGCTTTTGCAACAACTCCTGAACCAAACTCAGCTAAAAATGAAGCTACCCGTGCTGCTAAAGCTGGTTTTGATTTAATTGTTGCAGCAGGTGGTGATGGTACTATTAACGAAGTTGTGAATGGTATCGCACCATTAAAAAAACGTCCTAAAATGGCAATTATTCCTGCAGGAACAACCAACGATTATGCTAGAGCCTTGAAAATTCCGCGAGATAATTTGAAATCTGCGGCAGAAGTTATTTTGAAAAAACAAACGATCAAAATGGATATTGGTCAGGCAAAAGAAAATTATTTTATTAATATTGCTGCTGGTGGGCATTTGACAGAATTGACGTATGAAGTGCCTTCAGAGTTAAAGAGTATTTTTGGTTACTTGGCATACTTAGCCAAAGGGGCAGAATTATTGCCACGGGTAAAACCAATTAAAATGCACTTGAAATATGACGAAGGCGAATACGAAGGCAATGCTTCCATGTTTTTCTTAGCTTTGACGAATTCAGTGGGCGGTTTTGAACAAATTGCACCAGATGCCAAATTAGATGATGGTAAGTTTTCTTTGATTATTGTCAAGACAGCTAATATTTTTGAAATTGTCCATCTGGTCGCTTTAATGCTAAATGGTGGGAAACATATCAATGATAAACGGATTATTTATACCAAAACGAGTCGTTTAGAAGTTGATACCGTTGGTGAGAAAAATCGTTTGATGATTAATCTAGATGGTGAATACGGCGGTGATGCCCCAATGACTTTTGTCAACCACCATCATCATATTGAAATGTATGCGAATCTAGATGCAATTCCAGACGATGCAATTGTCGGTTATGAAGAAGAAGAGGCTGACTATGAAGAGGTTAGTCGTGACTTTATTAAAGAAGTTGAAAAACTAACGGATGAAGATATTGATGGCGATGGTCAAATCGCTAGCTCAAATGATAAGAAATAA